A section of the Candidatus Sulfotelmatobacter sp. genome encodes:
- a CDS encoding SRPBCC domain-containing protein → MASQELGADVTLRLERTIAAPPARIYAAWTQAEELTRWFAPSNEFKTVVTALDTRVGGRYRIEMHRPDGKISIAIGQFRELNPPNRLVFTWKWEENPDMPDSIVTVTISPEGKGSRLVLVHEKLADAKSREGHNQGWIGCLGRLEVLFQFA, encoded by the coding sequence ATGGCATCGCAAGAACTCGGCGCGGACGTCACGCTTCGTCTCGAACGCACGATCGCGGCGCCGCCCGCGAGGATCTACGCGGCGTGGACGCAAGCGGAAGAGCTGACGCGCTGGTTCGCGCCCAGCAACGAATTCAAGACGGTGGTGACGGCGCTCGACACGCGAGTCGGCGGCCGCTACCGGATCGAAATGCATCGTCCCGACGGAAAGATCTCGATCGCGATTGGACAATTCCGTGAACTTAATCCCCCGAATCGTCTGGTCTTCACCTGGAAGTGGGAGGAGAATCCCGACATGCCGGATTCAATCGTGACCGTGACGATCTCGCCGGAAGGAAAGGGTTCGCGGCTGGTGCTCGTGCACGAAAAGCTGGCCGACGCGAAGTCGCGCGAGGGTCACAATCAGGGCTGGATCGGCTGCCTCGGCAGGCTCGAGGTCTTGTTCCAATTCGCGTGA
- the selB gene encoding selenocysteine-specific translation elongation factor, whose amino-acid sequence MSAQSGPASSLSAPRLAVVGTAGHIDHGKTALVRRLTGVDTDRLPEEKQRGISIDLGFAPLVTPGGVHVGIVDVPGHERFVKNMLAGVGGIDLVLLVIAADEGVMPQTREHLAIVKLLGISRGIVVLTKRDLVEADWLEMVKRDVRALLAGTALSSAPMIEFSAVTGAGTAELLAELDRQLGSLGNRAAHEPARLPVDRVFTVEGFGTVVTGTLWRGRVATGDLLQLLPADLELRVRRVQVHGQTVDAALAGQRTAISLAGIERSAIQRGDWLVAPGSLRAASMLDVRFETLSDLPRPWPGNSRVRFHLGASEIIGRPVLLEGSELAPGQSALAQLRLERPTVAARGDRFVIRSYSPSRTVGGGVVIEPVAEKRRRHAAGIEQLAVHESGSLEARLIEKLATFAKPTPTAVLAQAVGESEASVGAALAALARAGEIAASGEGRWLSGARWDAARETIAGTVARYVADHPARFGVMKGELKRDLRATMDAALFDAAFDALVAERVLEQRGEHVRPAGAPWSPPAETLAALERVEAELDAAGYLVPEAPVWQAKLGASAAEVVALGTFLGRLTRVSQELTYTAKQMEALRAKLAEHFARKPSLTVADFRDLTGASRKFAVPLLEHADRLGWTMRVGDERKAGGRLPG is encoded by the coding sequence ATGAGCGCGCAATCCGGGCCGGCGAGTTCGCTTTCGGCACCACGTCTGGCGGTGGTGGGCACCGCCGGGCACATCGATCACGGCAAGACCGCGCTGGTGCGGCGGCTGACCGGCGTGGACACCGACCGGTTGCCGGAAGAGAAGCAGCGCGGCATCTCGATCGACCTCGGCTTCGCGCCGCTCGTCACTCCCGGCGGCGTGCACGTCGGCATCGTCGACGTGCCGGGACACGAGCGCTTCGTCAAGAACATGCTGGCCGGGGTCGGCGGCATCGATCTGGTGCTGCTGGTGATCGCCGCCGACGAAGGCGTGATGCCGCAGACGCGCGAGCACCTGGCGATCGTCAAGCTGCTCGGCATCTCGCGCGGCATCGTGGTGCTCACCAAGCGCGACCTGGTCGAGGCCGACTGGCTGGAGATGGTGAAGCGCGACGTGCGTGCGCTGCTCGCCGGCACCGCGCTCTCCTCGGCGCCGATGATCGAGTTCTCGGCGGTGACCGGCGCCGGCACCGCGGAGCTGCTCGCCGAGCTCGATCGCCAGCTCGGGTCGCTCGGCAATCGCGCCGCCCATGAGCCGGCGCGACTGCCGGTGGATCGCGTGTTCACCGTCGAGGGCTTCGGCACGGTGGTGACCGGCACGCTGTGGCGCGGGCGCGTCGCCACCGGCGATCTGCTGCAACTGCTGCCGGCCGATCTCGAACTGCGCGTGCGCCGCGTCCAGGTACACGGGCAGACCGTGGACGCCGCATTGGCCGGCCAGCGCACCGCGATCTCGCTCGCCGGCATCGAGCGCTCGGCGATCCAGCGCGGCGACTGGCTCGTGGCGCCGGGATCGCTACGGGCGGCGAGCATGCTCGACGTGCGGTTCGAAACCCTGAGCGATCTGCCCAGGCCGTGGCCCGGCAACAGCCGGGTGCGGTTTCATCTCGGCGCGAGCGAGATCATCGGGCGCCCGGTGTTGCTCGAAGGGAGCGAGCTCGCGCCCGGCCAAAGCGCGCTCGCGCAATTGCGACTCGAGCGGCCGACCGTGGCGGCGCGCGGCGATCGCTTCGTGATCCGCTCGTATTCGCCCTCGCGCACCGTGGGCGGCGGCGTGGTGATCGAGCCGGTGGCCGAGAAACGCCGCCGCCACGCGGCGGGGATCGAGCAGCTCGCGGTTCACGAGAGCGGTTCGCTGGAAGCACGCCTGATCGAGAAGCTCGCGACCTTTGCGAAACCCACGCCGACCGCGGTGCTGGCCCAAGCGGTGGGCGAGAGCGAGGCGAGCGTGGGGGCGGCGCTGGCCGCGCTCGCGCGCGCCGGCGAGATCGCCGCATCGGGCGAGGGGCGCTGGCTGTCGGGGGCGCGATGGGACGCCGCGCGTGAGACGATTGCCGGGACGGTGGCCAGGTACGTGGCCGATCATCCCGCGCGCTTCGGGGTGATGAAAGGCGAGCTCAAGCGCGACCTGCGCGCCACCATGGACGCCGCGCTGTTCGATGCTGCGTTCGATGCGCTGGTCGCCGAGCGCGTGCTCGAGCAGCGCGGCGAGCACGTGCGGCCGGCCGGTGCGCCCTGGTCGCCGCCCGCCGAGACGCTCGCGGCGCTCGAGCGAGTCGAAGCCGAGCTCGATGCGGCTGGCTATCTCGTGCCCGAAGCTCCGGTTTGGCAGGCGAAGCTGGGCGCGTCGGCGGCCGAAGTGGTGGCGCTCGGCACGTTTCTCGGGCGACTCACGCGCGTCAGCCAGGAACTGACCTACACCGCGAAGCAGATGGAAGCGCTGCGCGCGAAGCTGGCCGAGCACTTCGCGCGCAAGCCGTCGCTCACCGTGGCCGACTTTCGCGATCTCACCGGCGCTTCACGAAAATTCGCGGTGCCCTTGCTCGAGCATGCCGATCGCCTCGGCTGGACCATGCGCGTAGGGGATGAGCGGAAGGCAGGAGGGAGGCTGCCGGGGTGA
- a CDS encoding protein kinase: MRLSAGARLGPYEVVAPLGAGGMGEVYRARDTRLGREVAIKVLPEHLMADPEILARFEREARTISSLNHPHICTLHDVGRAPGTAGSADVEYLVMELVDGETLAKRLERGPLPTPELLKLGIQIADALDRAHRAGIVHRDFKPGNVMLTRSGAKLMDFGLARAAVAAPSASGVSVANLSQSPTQVSPLTAQGTLVGTYFYMAPEQLEGKEADARSDLWSLGCVLYEMASGRRAFDGKSQASLIGAIMHSEPPPLATAAPLSPPALDALIRSCLAKDPDERIQTAHDVKLQLSWIAQSSSQPGAATPPLPRRRRSNEPIAWAVAGLAIASAAFFAWRGGLGGTSDASKQQLVFTIPIPPSVTPQFMPRISPDGKIIAFIGQDSLNRTLVWLRPLNSLVANPLPGTEGSRAPFWSPDSRYLAFVADGKLKKVAVAGGPPQVICDAPTGSDGSWSRSDVILFDGQGADPIYRVNAGGGIKAVAIPGDSVKQVGWPAFLPDGKHFLYSGVGNTGLSKTFAGTLGSIKGKELAIEGSRIEYSPDGYVLLARDRTLLAQKFDVGGLKLVGEPFPVAENLPVGGNGAANFTVSGNGILVYRATGGSLSRLIWIDRGGRELSEVAAAADYRAPALSPDGTKIAIRRRDGDGSNIDVWVIEPARGTTTRFTFDPGDDSNPVWSPDGSKIAWSGVRGGKEAIWVKTANGAGSEETVADGGTNSILLDWSHDGRYLLYSNFGSNLSDVLALDLDNRKSTIVLGSRFNETRARLSPDGHWLAYQSDESGINEIYVTSFPISSGKWQISTRGGIEPGWSRDGKELFYLSPDAKFMSVPVATGAAFNPGTPQPLFRIQTEPGLRRNVYCPSADGKKFLFLVPYGENETPMTVMVNWRGDKGAK, encoded by the coding sequence ATGCGCCTCTCCGCCGGGGCACGTCTGGGTCCGTACGAAGTCGTCGCGCCGCTCGGGGCCGGCGGCATGGGCGAGGTCTATCGCGCCCGTGACACGCGGCTCGGCCGCGAGGTGGCGATCAAAGTGCTGCCCGAGCACCTGATGGCCGACCCCGAGATCCTCGCGCGCTTCGAGCGCGAGGCCCGCACGATCTCGAGCCTCAACCACCCGCACATCTGCACGCTGCACGATGTCGGGCGGGCACCCGGCACAGCCGGGTCGGCGGACGTCGAGTACCTCGTGATGGAGCTGGTGGACGGCGAAACACTCGCCAAGCGGCTCGAGCGCGGCCCGCTCCCCACGCCGGAGCTGCTCAAGCTCGGCATCCAGATCGCCGACGCGCTCGATCGCGCGCATCGCGCCGGCATCGTTCACCGCGACTTCAAGCCGGGCAACGTCATGCTGACGCGAAGCGGCGCGAAGCTCATGGATTTCGGGCTCGCCCGGGCCGCGGTCGCAGCACCAAGCGCCTCGGGCGTGAGCGTCGCCAACCTCAGCCAGTCGCCCACGCAGGTCTCGCCGCTCACCGCGCAGGGCACGCTGGTCGGCACCTATTTCTACATGGCGCCCGAGCAGCTCGAGGGCAAAGAGGCCGACGCCCGCAGCGACCTCTGGTCGCTGGGCTGCGTGCTCTACGAAATGGCGTCAGGCCGCCGCGCCTTCGATGGAAAATCGCAGGCGAGCCTGATCGGCGCGATCATGCACTCGGAGCCGCCGCCGCTCGCCACCGCCGCGCCGCTCTCGCCGCCGGCGCTCGACGCGCTGATTCGCTCCTGTCTCGCCAAGGATCCCGACGAGCGCATCCAGACCGCGCACGACGTCAAGCTGCAGCTGAGCTGGATCGCGCAGTCGAGCTCGCAGCCGGGCGCCGCCACGCCTCCGCTGCCCAGGCGGCGCCGCAGCAACGAACCGATCGCGTGGGCGGTGGCCGGTCTCGCGATCGCCTCGGCCGCGTTCTTCGCGTGGCGCGGCGGGCTCGGCGGCACAAGCGACGCGTCGAAGCAGCAGCTCGTTTTCACCATCCCGATCCCGCCGTCGGTGACGCCGCAGTTCATGCCCAGGATCTCACCCGACGGGAAGATCATCGCGTTCATCGGGCAGGACTCGCTCAACCGCACCCTGGTGTGGCTCCGCCCGCTCAATTCCCTCGTCGCGAATCCGCTGCCCGGCACCGAGGGCTCGCGCGCGCCGTTCTGGTCGCCCGACAGCCGGTACCTCGCTTTCGTCGCGGACGGCAAGCTGAAGAAGGTCGCGGTGGCCGGCGGGCCGCCGCAGGTGATCTGCGACGCGCCGACCGGCTCCGACGGGTCATGGAGCAGGAGCGACGTCATTCTCTTCGACGGCCAGGGCGCGGATCCAATCTACCGGGTGAACGCGGGCGGCGGCATCAAAGCAGTCGCGATCCCGGGGGACAGCGTGAAGCAGGTGGGCTGGCCGGCCTTCCTGCCCGACGGCAAACACTTTCTCTACTCGGGTGTCGGCAACACCGGACTTTCGAAGACCTTCGCCGGCACGCTTGGCTCAATCAAGGGCAAGGAGCTCGCGATCGAGGGATCGCGGATCGAATATTCGCCCGACGGCTACGTACTGCTCGCGCGCGATCGCACGCTGCTCGCCCAGAAGTTCGACGTCGGCGGCCTCAAGCTCGTCGGCGAGCCGTTTCCCGTCGCGGAGAACCTCCCGGTCGGCGGAAACGGCGCGGCGAACTTCACGGTTTCGGGCAACGGCATCCTCGTCTATCGCGCCACCGGTGGCAGCTTGAGTCGTCTGATCTGGATCGACCGCGGCGGTCGCGAGCTCTCCGAGGTCGCCGCGGCCGCCGACTACCGCGCTCCCGCGCTGTCGCCGGACGGCACGAAGATCGCCATCCGCCGTCGCGACGGCGACGGTTCGAACATCGACGTCTGGGTGATCGAGCCGGCTCGCGGGACCACGACGCGCTTCACGTTCGATCCGGGCGACGACAGCAACCCGGTCTGGTCGCCCGACGGTTCGAAGATCGCGTGGAGCGGAGTCCGCGGCGGCAAGGAGGCCATCTGGGTCAAGACCGCGAACGGCGCGGGATCCGAGGAGACGGTGGCCGACGGGGGCACGAACAGCATCCTTCTGGACTGGTCGCACGACGGGCGCTACCTGCTCTATTCGAACTTCGGCTCGAACCTCAGCGACGTTCTTGCGCTCGATCTCGACAATCGCAAGTCCACGATCGTGCTCGGGTCGAGGTTCAACGAGACGCGCGCGCGCCTCTCTCCCGACGGGCACTGGCTCGCCTATCAGTCCGACGAATCGGGCATCAACGAGATCTACGTCACTTCGTTCCCGATCAGCTCCGGCAAATGGCAGATTTCGACGCGCGGCGGCATCGAGCCGGGCTGGAGCCGCGACGGCAAGGAGCTCTTCTACCTGAGCCCCGACGCGAAATTCATGTCGGTGCCGGTCGCGACCGGCGCGGCCTTCAACCCCGGCACGCCGCAGCCGCTGTTCCGGATCCAGACCGAGCCCGGCCTGCGGCGCAACGTCTACTGCCCGTCGGCCGATGGCAAGAAGTTCCTCTTCCTCGTCCCCTATGGCGAGAACGAGACGCCGATGACGGTGATGGTCAACTGGCGAGGTGACAAGGGCGCGAAGTAG
- a CDS encoding DinB family protein produces MAQQTMTEKDMFLQNFEREYQTTLKVLRAFPQGKGELKAAPNMRTARELAWMLAINQMVPAAVITGALDPSAFPPPPATLDQVIAGFEKAHHDVMPKLKAMTEADWNAMIKMPVGPKQMADMRKGDAQWFFLSDTVHHRGQFSVYMRIAGGRLPSIYGPTADEPWW; encoded by the coding sequence ATGGCTCAACAGACGATGACCGAAAAGGACATGTTCCTGCAGAACTTCGAGCGGGAGTACCAGACCACGCTCAAGGTGCTGCGCGCCTTCCCGCAGGGAAAGGGAGAGCTCAAGGCCGCGCCGAACATGAGGACCGCGCGGGAGCTCGCGTGGATGCTGGCGATCAACCAGATGGTTCCGGCCGCGGTGATCACCGGCGCGCTCGACCCATCGGCGTTTCCGCCGCCGCCGGCGACACTGGATCAGGTGATCGCGGGCTTCGAGAAGGCCCATCACGACGTCATGCCGAAGCTCAAGGCGATGACCGAGGCGGATTGGAACGCGATGATCAAGATGCCGGTCGGGCCGAAGCAGATGGCCGACATGCGCAAGGGCGACGCGCAGTGGTTCTTCTTGAGCGACACCGTGCACCATCGCGGGCAGTTCAGCGTGTACATGCGCATTGCGGGCGGCAGGCTGCCGAGCATCTACGGCCCCACCGCCGACGAGCCGTGGTGGTGA